The following DNA comes from Ignavibacteriales bacterium.
AGAACATAATGCAAAGAATGCCCTTGCCGCTGCCGCTGTAGGAATAAAGTTGAATGTGCCGCTTGCGAATATTCAGAAATCACTCGCTTCATTCCAATCCTCCAGTAAGCGAATGCAATTACAGCGCATAGCACAAATAACAATTCTCAACGACACATACAATGCAAACCCGGATTCCACACTTGCAGCATTAGCAACCTTGCAGGCAATGAAAGCGACGGGTAAGAAAATTGCGGTTCTCGCCGACATGCTGGAACTTGGCGGGCAGGCAGAAGAGCTTCATCAGCACATTGGAAAGAATACAACGCGATACGGTATTGACATTCTTCTCACCTTCGGTTCACTTTCAAAATTTATTCACGACGCTGCTTTAGTGGGAACGAAAGCACATTTTGAAAATAAATCTACGCTCATAGAATACTTACTGCACACGCTCGCCGATGGTGATGTTGTGCTCGTCAAAGGATCACGCGGAATGAAAATGGAAGAAGTTGTTATGAATCTCAGTGAACAGCTTTCACCAAAGACAGGGATCTAACACATGCTGTTCTATCTTTTTACGTATCTGCACAAGACGTTCAACGTTCCCGGCCTTGGAATATTCCGTTACATTACATTCCGCGCTGGTGCTGCTGCAATCACGGCGCTCATTATTTCATTCTGGCTCGGACCAATAATTATTCGCAAACTTCGTGACTATCAAATCGGCGAGTCGGCAAAACTTGAAGCGCCCAAGTCGCATTTGGCAAAAGCCGGCACACCGACAATGGGCGGATTGATTGTACTCTTATCAGTGATCATTCCTGCGCTTCTCTGGACAGATTTGAAAAATGGGTACATCTTGCTCATTCTGTTTGTTACAGTTATGCTTGGTGCTGTCGGTTTTTTAGATGACTTCCTCAAAGTTGTCCGAAAGAAACCCAAAGGACTCATCGGTAAGTATAAAATTGCAGGACAAGTCTTCGTCGGCTTAGTCGTTGGCGGTGTTATATATTTCTTTCCACAATGGATTGATCAAACACTTGTGCCATTCAAATCGAGCACGACAGTGCCGTTCATGAAAAACCTAGAGTGGAATTTAGGAGTGTTCTACATCCCGGTTGTCATCTTTATCATTACAGCAACATCGAATGCAGTGAATCTCACAGACGGCCTCGACGGCCTCGCTATAGGCACGGTTGGGATAGTCTGCGGGACGCTCGCTATTATTACCTATGTTTCAGGACATGCCGTTTGGAGTCAGTACCTGACAATTCCTTTTCTGCGTGGCAACGGCGAGCTTGCGATTTACTGTGCTGCAATCAGCGGGGCGGCGCTTGGATTTCTTTGGTTCAATTCACATCCTGCGCAGGTATTTATGGGTGATACCGGCTCGCTAGCGCTCGGCGGCATTATCGGCGCGATGTGTGTTCTGATAAAAAAAGAATTACTCCTGCCGACACTTGGCGGCATTTTTTTAATGGAAACTGTCTCGGTTATTATACAGCGAATGTATTTCAAGTATACCAAGAAACGGTACGGCGAGGGCAGGCGAGTGTTTAAAATGGCTCCGATTCACCATCATTTTGAAATGCTTGGTTGGCCGGAACCAAAGATCGTTACAAGATTTTATATCATCGCCATTCTGTTAATGATTTTAAGTCTGGCAACATTTAAGGTGCGGTAATTTTCGTCATGGATATCAATATTCTTCATAATAAAAAAGTTTCTGTTATCGGCGCGGCGCGCAGTGGTGTCGCAGTAGCAACGTTGTTAAAATCGCATGGCGCTCTTGTATTTGTTAGCGATTCGTCTGTTGCAGATAAACTCCAATCCTCGCTTCCCAATCTCCAACTAGAAAAAATTGAATATGAAGTTGGCAGGCACAGCGATCGTGTTTATGAATGTGAGTTGATGGTGGTCAGTCCCGGTGTACCCAGCAATGCGCCGGTAGTTCTTGAAGCACAAAAGCGAAAGATGAAGGTCGTTAGTGAACTTGAAGTTGGTAGTTGGTTTTGCCGGGCGCCTATTGTTGCAATCACCGGCAGTAATGGAAAAACAACAACCACAACATTAACGGGAAGGATACTGAGCGATGCAGCGAAAAAACATGTTGTTGCTGGTAACATTGGAACGGCATTCTCATCTGTCGTTTTGGACTTGGCTGAGACAGATGTTGCTATTCTGGAAGTGAGCAGTTTTCAATTAGACCATATTGATAAGTTCCGGCCAAAAGTTTCCGTCCTGCTCAACATTACGCCTGATCATATGGATCGATATGATCACTCGATGGAAAAATATGCTGCTTCGAAGGCACGTGTGTTCAAAAATCAGCGAGCCGATGATGTGCTTATCTATAATGTAGATGA
Coding sequences within:
- the mraY gene encoding phospho-N-acetylmuramoyl-pentapeptide-transferase, with translation MLFYLFTYLHKTFNVPGLGIFRYITFRAGAAAITALIISFWLGPIIIRKLRDYQIGESAKLEAPKSHLAKAGTPTMGGLIVLLSVIIPALLWTDLKNGYILLILFVTVMLGAVGFLDDFLKVVRKKPKGLIGKYKIAGQVFVGLVVGGVIYFFPQWIDQTLVPFKSSTTVPFMKNLEWNLGVFYIPVVIFIITATSNAVNLTDGLDGLAIGTVGIVCGTLAIITYVSGHAVWSQYLTIPFLRGNGELAIYCAAISGAALGFLWFNSHPAQVFMGDTGSLALGGIIGAMCVLIKKELLLPTLGGIFLMETVSVIIQRMYFKYTKKRYGEGRRVFKMAPIHHHFEMLGWPEPKIVTRFYIIAILLMILSLATFKVR